The Camelina sativa cultivar DH55 chromosome 14, Cs, whole genome shotgun sequence genome includes a window with the following:
- the LOC104743675 gene encoding putative F-box protein At1g31090, translating into MNREETSNSIHNDLILEILSRLPTKSIGRFRCVSKLWRSMLHKPYFTKLFLTRSSARPRLLIGVIQDHEWSFFSAPQPQNHYGKSSLVVAADFHMKSSIDLSFVMCRYVSGLLYFPTMLISNMDKDEAGVICNPTTRQFAILPQLRLGPVKDYGLVTCKHRGGLIGFDPIGGKFKVFSINNIVDSKMVRYILTLGSENERWRKIECPFNEDDNGGRSNDVCISGILVKETAFKPFYVFYFNPERNHLLSVEIQGLGEDHDWSKYHAVCAFVDHVEDLQFNVMKSTSLNPLEQNHRPMSTSTLFREDLQVTTVAQLGQDRRTFESINTDSFQK; encoded by the coding sequence ATGAATAGAGAAGAAACCTCAAATTCCATCCATAATGATCTCATTCTTGAGATACTCTCTAGATTGCCTACAAAGTCAATTGGGAGGTTTCGCTGCGTGTCAAAGCTATGGCGGTCAATGCTACACAAGCCATATTTCACAAAGTTGTTCTTGACCAGGTCCTCGGCTCGTCCACGTCTCTTAATTGGGGTCATCCAAGATCATGAGTGGAGCTTCTTCTCGGCGCCTCAGCCTCAGAATCATTATGGGAAGTCATCTCTTGTAGTAGCCGCCGATTTTCATATGAAGAGCTCTATAGACCTAAGCTTCGTCATGTGTAGATATGTCTCTGGTTTGCTCTATTTTCCAACTATGCTAATCTCAAATATGGATAAGGATGAAGCGGGTGTGATATGTAACCCCACAACAAGACAGTTTGCGATTTTGCCTCAATTGAGATTAGGACCTGTGAAAGATTACGGTCTCGTAACATGCAAACACAGGGGTGGCCTTATAGGGTTCGACCCAATTGGAGGGAAATTCAAGGTATTTTCCATAAACAATATAGTTGACAGTAAAATGGTCCGCTATATTCTGACATTAGGAAGTGAAAACGAGAGATGGAGGAAGATCGAGTGTCCCTTCAACGAGGATGATAATGGAGGAAGATCCAACGACGTATGCATCAGTGGAATTTTGGTCAAGGAAACTGCATTTAaacctttttatgttttctactttaATCCCGAAAGGAACCATCTTCTAagtgttgaaatccaaggtCTTGGAGAAGACCATGATTGGAGTAAGTATCATGCAGTTTGCGCTTTTGTAGACCATGTGGAGGATCTTCAGTTTAATGTTATGAAGTCAACGTCTCTAAACCCTCTAGAACAGAATCATAGACCCATGAGCACATCCACATTATTTAGAGAAGATCTTCAAGTGACGACCGTTGCTCAGCTGGGACAAGATCGTCGTACGTTTGAGAGTATTAACACGGATTCATTTCAAAAATGA